The region TATGAAAAAATATTAGCAAGATTTAGATACAAAGGACAAACTTCACAGCAAATTAAAATGGCAATTCAATTAACTCAAAAACATTTTCAAGCTCAATTTGAGTTGGTTTAATTATGAAAAGTCTTTTTCCAATTTTTCTTATAAGATTTTTTAGTTCTTTAGGAGATCAATCACTTGTATATGGTATTCCTATTTTAGTATATCAAAAAACAGGAAGTATTAGTGCTTCAGGATTTGCTTTTGCAATTGAGTGGATTCCGAGATTGGTTGCTATGCCTTTTAGTGGAGTAGCAACAGATTTTTTTGGTCCTAAAAAAATGCTTATCCTTGCAGATTTTTCAAGATTTTTTATAACCATGTTAGTTGGACTACTACTGCTTTTAGAATTGAGTAATACACAAATTATTATTATATTTGGCATTCTAGGTGGTGCAATTGGTTTTTTTCACGAAATGGCTTTTGTTTCCTTTGAAACACTGGCCCCAAAAATAATTTCGCAAAATAAATTAGCTCAATTACAAAGTTATTTACAAGGAATCGATCTTGGCACACAAATTTTAGCCCCTGGATTTGCAGCAATTGTTTTAGCTAAAATGACAGCAATCCCATTTTTAGGAATATTATCATTTCTGTTTCTTTTTGGTCTACTTGGAACAGTTTTAAGTAAATTGATAGGAAGAAATATTTCTGAGATAAATAATGTACCAAAGGTATCAAAGAAAAAACTTTTTAATGACATAACTAGTCAATTCTATCTTGGAATTAAATTTGTATTAAAATCTAAAGAATTAATTTATCTTTGCGCTATTGCTATTAGTATGAATTTTAGTATTGGATTTTTACTTTCAGGAAGTGCTGGATATTTAAAAGAAGGTCTTCATAGTAGTGCTTATATGGCAGGTTATTTAGGAACCATTGCTGGATGTATAGGAGTACTTGGATTTTTGCTTATACCGTTTTTTCTGAAAATATTTACATTGCAAAAATTAGGTATGTTCGGTGTAATTTTATTTTTTATAGCTAATATAAGTATTGTTTTTTCTAAAAATTTTATTTTATTTGCAATTTTTTATGCAATAATATTTTTATCCGACGGATTTTATAGTGTATATATGCGAACTTTGCGCGCAAAAATTATACCCCAACATATATTTTCAAGTGTTATAGGAATTTTATTGTGCATTAATTTTATTTTTATGCCATTATCAGGAGTTATTTTAGGAATATTTGGAAATTCTATTGAACATTTTAAATTTGTACTATTATTAGCAAGTTTGCTATTTGGGATAATTTCATTTTTATCATTTAAATTTTTAAATAAAAATACTTAATTATACATTCTACATTTTTTAATAAATTATTTTACTATTAAATAGATTTTTTTTTAAATCAATGATACATTACTTTAGTTAATTTTTGAAAGGAAAATAAAAAATGGGTCTGAAATTCAAAGTAATACTTAAATATTTCTTGTTATTTTACACTTTTCTGTTCTCATCACAATTAATAGCTGCTGATTTAGAAAATAATCAAAAAGCTGCTAAAGTACAAAAGCTAAATATTTCTAATGGAACAGAAATTGCCACTTTAGATCCACAAAAATCTGAAGATGCTCCAACTACAAACGTTGTTCAAGATCTTTTTGAAGGACTTATACGGAATGATATTAATGGAGTTTTGCAACCAGCAGGTGCAACCAGTTGGAAAATAAGTAAAGATGGTCTTACTTATGTTTTTCATCTTAGAAAAAATGCAAAGTGGTCAAATGGTGACATCATAACAGCAGATGATTATGTCTATGGATTTCAAAGATTAGTTGATCCGAAGGTAGCTTCTTCTTATTCTTTTTTAATATTTCCGATAAAAAACAGTGAAGCAATAACACAAAATAAGTTATCTGTGGATCATTTAGGTGTTCGTGCCATTGATAAAGAAACTTTGGAAATTACTCTTACAAGCCCAGTACCTTATTTTTTAGAAATTTTAGCAATGGTGAATTGTTCGCCAGCAAAAAAAGATGTTTTAAATAAACAGAAAGATGATTTTTTCCAAGTGGGAAAAATCATCAATAATGGTCCATTTTTAATAAAGTATTGGAAAGTCGGTGATAAAATAACTTTGGTAAAAAATCCAAATTACTGGAATGCCAAAAAAACGATTTTGGAAGAGGTTAATTATTTTCCTACCCAGAGTCTAAATACTGTGATTCAAATGTATGAAACTGGACAGATTGACTTTACTAATGAAATTCCAACTGATTTATTTGAACACTTAAAGAAAAAGTTGCCGCAAGAAGTAAAAATTAATCCATATCTTGCTGCTTATTGGTTGTCATTCAATCTGAAAAAAAAGCCATTTAAAGATAATTTAAAATTAAGACAAGCTCTTTCTATGGTAGTTGATAGAGATGTTTTAACAAAACAGGTTACAAGAAGAGGTGAAATACCAACTTACGATATTGTTGCTCTTGGAACTAAAAATTATTCGCAACAAAAATACGAATGGACGAACTTGCCATTTAAAGACAGGGTAACAAAAGCTAAAAAATTATATGAAGAAGCGGGATATGGTGATAAAAATCCCTTAAAAATAAAAATAACTTATAGTACAAATGAAAATAATAAAAAACTTGTACTCGCAGTGGCTTCAATGTGGAAACAACATTTAAACATTGATGTAACTTTGGAAAATCAAGAATGGAAAGTATTTTTGGATACAAGACATAAAGGTGAGTATGAAGTCGCTTGGGACAGATGGATTGCTGATTACAATGACGCAAATACATTTCTAGATATTGTTCGTTCAGATAGTGAAATGAATAGCCCAAAATATAGTAACAAAAAATTTGATCAACTTTTGAAATTATCAGCATTTGAAACGGATTTAAAGAAAAGAAGAAAGTTGCTAGAAGACGCTTCTACTATATTCATGCAAGATTATGCTATAGTACCTTTGTATTCAGCTGTAACTACGCATTTGGTGAAAAGTTATGTAGGCGGCTATTCTGGAAAAAATCCGCAAGATTTTAATCCTAGTTTTGATTTGTATATCAAGGAACATTAATTATTGCGGTTGTTTATTTATTTTTAGTCATT is a window of Pigmentibacter ruber DNA encoding:
- a CDS encoding MFS transporter, whose product is MKSLFPIFLIRFFSSLGDQSLVYGIPILVYQKTGSISASGFAFAIEWIPRLVAMPFSGVATDFFGPKKMLILADFSRFFITMLVGLLLLLELSNTQIIIIFGILGGAIGFFHEMAFVSFETLAPKIISQNKLAQLQSYLQGIDLGTQILAPGFAAIVLAKMTAIPFLGILSFLFLFGLLGTVLSKLIGRNISEINNVPKVSKKKLFNDITSQFYLGIKFVLKSKELIYLCAIAISMNFSIGFLLSGSAGYLKEGLHSSAYMAGYLGTIAGCIGVLGFLLIPFFLKIFTLQKLGMFGVILFFIANISIVFSKNFILFAIFYAIIFLSDGFYSVYMRTLRAKIIPQHIFSSVIGILLCINFIFMPLSGVILGIFGNSIEHFKFVLLLASLLFGIISFLSFKFLNKNT
- a CDS encoding peptide ABC transporter substrate-binding protein, with amino-acid sequence MGLKFKVILKYFLLFYTFLFSSQLIAADLENNQKAAKVQKLNISNGTEIATLDPQKSEDAPTTNVVQDLFEGLIRNDINGVLQPAGATSWKISKDGLTYVFHLRKNAKWSNGDIITADDYVYGFQRLVDPKVASSYSFLIFPIKNSEAITQNKLSVDHLGVRAIDKETLEITLTSPVPYFLEILAMVNCSPAKKDVLNKQKDDFFQVGKIINNGPFLIKYWKVGDKITLVKNPNYWNAKKTILEEVNYFPTQSLNTVIQMYETGQIDFTNEIPTDLFEHLKKKLPQEVKINPYLAAYWLSFNLKKKPFKDNLKLRQALSMVVDRDVLTKQVTRRGEIPTYDIVALGTKNYSQQKYEWTNLPFKDRVTKAKKLYEEAGYGDKNPLKIKITYSTNENNKKLVLAVASMWKQHLNIDVTLENQEWKVFLDTRHKGEYEVAWDRWIADYNDANTFLDIVRSDSEMNSPKYSNKKFDQLLKLSAFETDLKKRRKLLEDASTIFMQDYAIVPLYSAVTTHLVKSYVGGYSGKNPQDFNPSFDLYIKEH